The following are encoded in a window of Vigna unguiculata cultivar IT97K-499-35 chromosome 8, ASM411807v1, whole genome shotgun sequence genomic DNA:
- the LOC114193003 gene encoding GDSL esterase/lipase At2g04570-like — MEGHGRRITTLLCFHIVLLHLLSLVGETVAKVPAVIVFGDSSVDAGNNNYIPTIARSNFQPYGRDFEGGKATGRFCNGKIPTDFISEAFGLKTYVPAYLDPKYNISDFASGVTFASAATGYDNATSDVLSVIPLWKQLEYYKGYQKNLSAYLGESKAKETITDALHLTSLGTNDFLENYYTMPGRASQFTPQQYQVFLAGIAENFIRSLYELGARKISLGGLPPMGCLPLERTTNIAGGNDCVARFNNIALEFNDRLKNLTIKLNQELPGIKLVFSNPYYIMLNIIKKPELYGFQSTSVACCATGMFEMGYACSRGQMFSCTDASKYVFWDSFHPTEKTNSIVAKYMVLRVLYQFLQ, encoded by the exons ATGGAAGGCCATGGAAGAAGAATAACAACACTACTATGCTTCCACATTGTGCTTCTTCATTTACTCTCCCTGGTGGGAGAGACTGTTGCCAAGGTGCCGGCGGTGATAGTCTTCGGCGACTCGTCTGTCGATGCCGGCAACAACAACTACATCCCCACCATTGCAAGGAGCAATTTCCAACCATATGGCCGTGACTTTGAAGGTGGAAAAGCCACTGGCAGGTTTTGCAACGGAAAAATACCAACGGATTTTATTTCTGAGGCTTTTGGCCTCAAAACTTATGTGCCAGCGTACTTGGATcccaaatataatatttcagATTTTGCAAGTGGGGTCACTTTTGCTTCTGCTGCAACTGGTTATGATAATGCAACTTCAGATGTTCTG TCTGTGATACCATTATGGAAGCAATTAGAGTACTACAAGGGATACCAAAAGAATTTGAGTGCATATCTTGGTGAAAGCAAGGCAAAAGAGACCATAACTGATGCATTACACCTTACAAGTCTTGGCACAAACGACTTCCTTGAAAACTACTACACCATGCCTGGTAGAGCATCCCAATTCACACCCCAACAGTACCAAGTTTTTCTTGCTGGAATAGCTGAGAACTTCATAAGGAGCCTCTATGAACTTGGTGCTAGGAAGATATCCCTAGGAGGGTTACCTCCCATGGGATGCTTGCCACTAGAAAGAACCACAAACATTGCTGGTGGGAATGATTGTGTTGCCAGATTCAATAACATAGCATTGGAGTTCAATGATAGGCTCAAGAATTTGACCATTAAGCTCAACCAAGAGCTTCCTGGAATCAAATTGGTGTTTTCAAATCCGTATTACATCATGTTGAACATCATAAAAAAGCCTGAACTTTACG GATTTCAGTCGACCTCAGTGGCATGTTGTGCCACTGGAATGTTCGAGATGGGTTACGCATGCAGCAGGGGCCAGATGTTCAGCTGCACAGATGCTTCCAAATATGTGTTTTGGGACTCTTTCCATCCAACTGAGAAGACAAATAGTATTGTTGCAAAGTACATGGTGCTGCGtgttttatatcaatttttacaataa
- the LOC114195146 gene encoding transcription termination factor MTEF18, mitochondrial-like: MISHHNGNNPFLFFHGSYKKPLTKRNPFPLSPKVPSFPSSTATPVLQVSRVHFIHSHFSAKRLSRQVKGKVEDVLLDYLHSSRGYSFVDAEFISKNSPSFVQGLVSEFHGQDDDVATCLRKWLWYNPINEFEPFFESLGISPHELPLFLPRGMMYLSDDHVMLANFHALSNYGVPRNRVGKIYREAKEVFGYPNGLLLSKFRGYENLGLSRSMVIKLVVCCPSLLVGETSVELAMVLDWLKKIDIGHDWIGNYMSCLKTYDPRRMLDAMQFFHEVGYTEEQMHNFFKENPALLLEGLEKKLYVFLGLAFKLGLNRNVIYSCFVEYPHILTTKCAKNLLGVIGFLHYLGMDIDDISRILSNHMHLLSSHPLKGPKAVCSQLKLRKADLCQIIKDDPLKLISLASKLKQNSNLQLLRDDPSKHLGKTTFLLKLGYAENSEEMAKAVKRFRGRGDQLQERFDCLVEAGLDYNIALKMIKCAPMILNQKKVVIQKKIDFLRNILGYPLDCVVAFPAYLCYDLERIMLRFSMYAWVAERKAAKPMMALSTILASSDDKFVKYIVNAHPEGPAIWDGLKKLLLKDKSQLFP; encoded by the coding sequence ATGATTTCCCACCACAATGGAAACAATCCCTTTCTCTTCTTCCATGGTTCATATAAAAAACCCCTAACAAAACGAAACCCGTTTCCCCTTTCTCCCAAAGTTCCAAGCTTTCCTAGTTCTACGGCTACCCCTGTTCTTCAAGTCTCAAGGGTGCATTTCATTCACTCACACTTTTCCGCGAAACGGTTATCTCGGCAGGTAAAGGGGAAAGTGGAGGATGTGCTGTTAGATTACTTGCATTCGAGCCGGGGATACAGTTTCGTGGATGCCGAGTTCATCAGCAAAAACTCACCATCTTTTGTTCAAGGTTTGGTGTCAGAGTTTCATGGACAAGATGATGATGTTGCCACGTGTTTGAGGAAGTGGCTGTGGTACAACCCCATCAATGAGTTTGAACCATTCTTTGAGAGTTTGGGGATTAGCCCTCATGAGTTGCCTTTGTTTCTCCCACGTGGTATGATGTATTTGTCGGATGATCATGTTATGCTTGCCAATTTCCACGCTTTGAGTAATTATGGAGTTCCAAGGAATAGGGTAGGGAAGATTTATCGAGAGGCAAAGGAGGTTTTCGGGTATCCTAATGGATTGTTGTTGTCGAAATTTCGAGGTTATGAAAATTTAGGTTTGAGTAGATCCATGGTCATCAAGCTTGTTGTTTGTTGCCCTTCACTTTTGGTTGGTGAAACAAGTGTTGAATTGGCCATGGTTCTGGATTGGTTGAAGAAAATTGATATTGGACATGATTGGATTGGGAATTACATGTCTTGTTTGAAAACATATGACCCAAGAAGAATGCTTGATGCTATGCAATTTTTTCATGAAGTGGGTTATACTGAAGAACAGATGCACAATTTCTTCAAGGAAAACCCTGCATTATTACTGGAAGGTCTTGAGAAGAAGCTATATGTATTTTTGGGTCTAGCATTTAAGTTAGGTCTCAATAGGAATGTGATTTATTCTTGTTTTGTAGAATATCCTCATATCTTGACTACGAAGTGTGCAAAAAATCTTTTGGGAGTGATTGGTTTTTTGCATTATCTTGGAATGGATATAGATGACATTTCGCGTATTTTGTCTAACCACATGCATCTCCTGAGCTCACATCCCCTGAAAGGCCCTAAAGCTGTTTGTTCGCAGTTAAAACTTAGAAAAGCTGATTTATGCCAAATCATAAAGGATGATCCACTGAAGCTAATTAGTTTGGCTTCAAAACTGAAACAGAATTCTAATTTACAGTTATTGCGTGATGACCCAAGTAAACATTTGGGGAAAACAACATTCTTGCTGAAGTTGGGATATGCCGAGAACTCTGAGGAGATGGCAAAAGCAGTAAAAAGATTCAGAGGGAGAGGTGATCAATTACAGGAGAGGTTTGATTGCCTAGTTGAAGCTGGTTTGGACTATAACATTGCActcaaaatgataaaatgtgCTCCTATGATTCTAAACCAGAAAAAAGTTGTGATTCAAAAGAAGATTGATTTCCTAAGAAACATTTTAGGTTACCCATTAGATTGCGTCGTGGCATTTCCAGCATACTTGTGTTATGATTTAGAGAGAATCATGCTCAGATTTTCAATGTATGCCTGGGTCGCAGAAAGGAAAGCAGCAAAACCTATGATGGCCTTGAGCACTATCCTCGCATCCTCTGATGATAAGTTTGTAAAATACATTGTGAATGCACATCCTGAAGGTCCAGCCATCTGGGATGGTCTAAAGAAGTTATTGCTAAAAGATAAGAGCCAGCTCTTCCCTTAA
- the LOC114193811 gene encoding transcription termination factor MTEF18, mitochondrial-like — MISLFISNGFFLSHGAMPPKPLPTKTPSFISLKVRCFRASEPNPVTDFPPPSSVLLPRSIKRVSRLLRTELQRALMDYLHFTRGYTFSDAEYISKNSPRFVESLVSMIDDKYDVPRSLRKFFRYNPINEFEPFFESLGIGPSELHLFLPHDMIFLADDHVLLHNFHVLCNYGVPRNRMGRFYKEAKEIFGYAGGLLESKFQGYENLGLSRSTVVKLVVCCPLLLVGDVNCELVAVLEWLKRIGIESDSMVNYLSCSRTYSWKRMLDTLQFLHKVGYSEERIHNLFRGNPKLFLEGIGKKVYLFFGRLVKIGVEINVIYSYFVEYPNILSYKCAKNMLKVIGFLCAIGMGKDDIAHIFSKHVHLLSTCSLKGHKTVCQELKVGKADLYQIIKDDPLKLISFSSKQQQKSDGKVDSHDPRNYLEKRTFLLKLGYTENSEEMARALRMFRGRGDQLQERFDCLVEAGLDYNSVIEMIKRAPMILSQNKTVIKRKIDFLKNVLDYPLECLVGFPTYFCHDLDKIVERLSMYAWLKERNAINPMLTLSTIVASNDKRFEKYFVNVHPQGPAVWKSLKRLSIKDKN; from the coding sequence ATGATTTCCCTGTTCATTTCAAATGGCTTCTTTCTTTCCCATGGCGCAATGCCTCCGAAACCTCTTCCAACAAAAACCCCATCTTTCATTTCCCTCAAAGTTCGATGCTTTCGTGCTTCTGAGCCAAACCCAGTTACCGATTTTCCTCCTCCAAGTTCCGTTCTCTTGCCACGTTCCATCAAACGGGTCTCTCGCCTCTTGAGGACCGAACTTCAACGCGCTCTAATGGATTACCTGCATTTCACTCGCGGCTACACCTTCTCCGACGCTGAGTACATCAGCAAGAACTCGCCTCGTTTTGTTGAATCATTGGTGTCAATGATTGACGACAAATATGACGTTCCCCGGTCGTTGCGGAAGTTCTTCAGGTACAACCCCATTAACGAGTTTGAACCGTTTTTCGAGAGTTTGGGAATTGGCCCTTCTgagttgcatttgtttctccCCCATGACATGATTTTCTTGGCTGATGATCACGTGTTGCTTCATAATTTCCATGTTTTGTGTAACTACGGGGTGCCGAGGAATAGAATGGGGAGGTTCTATAAAGAGGCAAAAGAAATTTTTGGGTATGCAGGTGGGTTGTTGGAGTCAAAGTTTCAAGGTTATGAGAATTTGGGTTTGAGTAGATCAACTGTTGTGAAGCTTGTTGTTTGCTGTCCTTTGCTTTTGGTTGGTGATGTCAATTGTGAATTAGTTGCTGTGCTTGAGTGGCTGAAGAGAATAGGGATTGAAAGTGATTCGATGGTGAATTACTTGTCTTGTTCAAGGACATATAGTTGGAAAAGAATGCTTGATACCTTGCAGTTTCTTCATAAAGTGGGTTATTCTGAGGAACGGATCCACAATTTGTTTAGGGGAAATCCTAAACTGTTTTTGGAAGGTATTGGGAAGAAGGTGTACTTATTTTTTGGTCGATTGGTTAAAATTGGTGTTGAGATAAATGtgatttattcttattttgtggAGTATCCCAATATCTTGTCGTATAAGTGTGCGAAAAATATGTTGAAAGTGATTGGCTTTTTGTGTGCTATTGGAATGGGAAAAGATGACATTGCTCACATTTTCTCTAAGCACGTGCATCTCTTGAGTACATGTTCCTTGAAAGGTCATAAAACTGTCTGCCAGGAGTTAAAAGTTGGTAAAGCTGATTTGTACCAAATCATAAAGGATGATCCGTTGAAGCTAATTAGTTTTTCATCAAAGCAGCAACAGAAGAGCGATGGAAAGGTAGATAGTCATGACCCACgaaactatttggaaaaaagAACTTTCTTGCTGAAATTGGGATATACTGAAAACTCTGAAGAGATGGCAAGAGCATTAAGAATGTTCAGAGGTAGAGGTGATCAATTACAAGAGAGGTTTGATTGCCTTGTAGAAGCTGGTTTGGACTATAATAGTGTGATTGAAATGATAAAACGAGCTCCTATGATTCTAAGCCAGAACAAAACTGTAATTAAAAGGAAGATTGatttcttaaaaaatgttttagattACCCACTAGAATGTCTCGTGGGATTCCCAACATACTTTTGCCATGATTTGGACAAAATTGTTGAAAGACTTTCAATGTATGCATGGCTGAAGGAGAGGAATGCCATAAATCCTATGTTAACCTTGAGTACCATAGTTGCATCCAATGATAAACGCTTTGAAAAGTACTTTGTGAACGTGCATCCTCAAGGTCCAGCCGTCTGGAAGAGTTTAAAAAGGTTATCTATTAAAGATAAGAACTAA
- the LOC114194383 gene encoding centromere/kinetochore protein zw10 homolog codes for MSIKSKRSHHANTPHKNTHSKRTLAVSAVFATARAPSMESLFDTINVRDLLSAQDLSDPTSPLSAPDLHLLIQRLESQSLQIRSQVQSYLVSHREDFARLFSLCNDAVSQTREVSDDVAAIIRLLSDRPIDAEVREVVSEMKVKKEELKVKKELLGLVGTVVALNKGLESVKEALRSGRFEFAAQGLKELKVALRIGEEDDREPLVYGLLRKEWSQCFEEIQEVLVKYMEKAVRFDGDLNQVEVKYQLEVENVNRIQLQTVLEAMDVVSILEYGLAKVADLMIKYVITPFVNHGRPLSFLEELHQESAVLKIVASPDIKFEFLDGEFLYSGILLFIKFVYRSICLQKSSWMQCFGRLTWPRISDLIISSFLSKVVPTDASKLPDFQKIIIRTSEFEAALKELMYISSDNDNRLSNFAENVEVHFAFKKKTEILAKARNLLLECDFSIPQEYTRDGSIWKNDETSVQSSSHVVNLLFLSERCLVSKAAKELMGLIHQTLQDVCLSSTRVALEFYQTARDAVLLYEVVVPIKLERQLSGINQVAVLLHNDCLYLSQEILGFAFEYRTDFPSSIKEHAVFVDLAPRFQLLAEEILQRQVHLVIYNLKEAIDGADGFQNTHQMKQFESAKFSIEQVVFILEKIHIIWEPLLLPSTYRKSMCTVLESVFSRIARDILLLDDIAADETLQLQRLIHLMLENLSSLLESLAPVEQTLQEFPAQSPEDLIPSLRKIRKLSELLDMPLKSITSSWENKELFSCGFTVTEVEDFIKAIFTDSPLRKACLWRIQNASF; via the exons ATGTCCATCAAGTCCAAACGCTCCCATCACGCTAACACCCCCCACAAAAACACACACTCCAAGCGCACGTTAGCAGTCTCCGCCGTCTTCGCCACCGCGCGAGCGCCGTCGATGGAGTCTCTCTTCGACACGATCAACGTCCGCGACCTTCTCTCGGCGCAGGACCTCTCGGACCCAACCTCCCCTCTATCAGCGCCCGATCTGCACCTCCTGATCCAGCGCCTCGAGTCACAGTCCCTCCAGATCCGCTCGCAGGTCCAGTCCTACCTCGTCTCACACCGTGAAGACTTCGCGCGCCTCTTCTCTCTCTGCAACGATGCCGTTTCACAGACTCGCGAGGTCTCCGACGACGTCGCCGCCATTATCCGACTCCTCTCCGATCGACCGATCGATGCCGAGGTGCGCGAGGTTGTGTCGGAGATGAAGGTGAAGAAAGAGGAGCTAAAGGTGAAAAAGGAGCTCCTAGGGCTGGTTGGAACCGTTGTGGCGTTGAACAAGGGGTTAGAAAGTGTGAAGGAAGCGTTGAGGAGTGGAAGGTTCGAATTCGCAGCACAAGGATTAAAGGAGTTGAAAGTGGCGTTGAGGATTGGTGAGGAGGATGATAGGGAGCCTTTGGTGTATGGTTTGTTGAGGAAGGAGTGGTCTCAGTGCTTTGAAGAG ATTCAAGAGGTCCTTGTGAAATATATGGAAAAAGCTGTACGATTTGATGGGGACTTGAATCAAGTTGAGGTCAAGTATCAATTAGAAGTAGAGAATGTGAACAGGATTCAGTTACAAACAGTTCTGGAGGCAATGGAT gtTGTTAGTATTCTAGAGTATGGGCTTGCTAAAGTTGCTGATTTGATGATCAAATATGTTATTACTCCATTTGTAAATCATGGACGACCTCTTTCATTTTTAGAGGAATTGCATCAAGAATCGGCTGTCCTGAAGATAGTTGCATCACCAGATATTAAG ttTGAATTTTTAGATGGAGAGTTTCTCTATTCAGGGATTCTgttatttatcaaatttgtttACAGAAGTATTTGCCTCCAGAAAAGTTCTTGGATGCAATGTTTTGGACGGTTGACATGGCCAAGGATATCAGACCTAATAATATCTAGTTTTCTCTCAAAG GTTGTACCAACCGATGCATCAAAACTTCCTGACTTTCAGAAGATCATCATCCGTACATCTGAATTTGAGGCAGCTTTGAAGGAGCTTATGTACATTTCATCTGATAATGATAACAGGCTGAGCAATTTTGCTGAAAATGTTGAGGTTCACTTTGCATTTAAGAAAAAGACAGAGATCTTGGCTAAAGCTAGAAATCTGCTTCTAGAATGTGACTTTTCAATTCCTCAA GAGTATACAAGGGATGGTTCTATTTGGAAGAATGATGAAACATCTGTCCAGTCATCCAGCCATGTAGTAAATTTACTTTTCTTATCAGAGAGATGTCTAGTATCCAAAGCAGCCAAAGAATTGATGGGGCTAATTCATCAGACACTGCAG GATGTTTGCTTATCATCTACAAGAGTTGCTTTGGAATTTTATCAGACAGCTAGAGATGCCGTACTCCTTTATGAAGTAGTTGTCCCTATCAAG CTAGAGAGGCAGCTCAGTGGCATTAATCAAGTAGCTGTTCTGTTGCATAATGACTGTCTTTATCTCTCCCAGGAGATACTTGGGTTTGCATTTGAG TATCGGACAGACTTTCCAAGTTCCATTAAGGAGCATGCTGTGTTTGTTGATTTGGCTCCAAGATTTCAGCTGTTGGCAGAAGAAATACTGCAGAGACAAGTTCACcttgttatttataatttgaaggAG GCTATAGATGGTGCTGATGGGTTTCAAAATACTCACCAGATGAAACAATTTGAGTCAGCTAAATTTAGTATAGAGCAG GTTGTTTTCATTCTGGAAAAAATACATATCATATGGGAGCCACTTTTGCTGCCTTCAACCTACAGGAAAAGCATGTGTACTGTCTTAGAGTCAGTTTTCTCAAGAATTGCTAGAGATATACTTCTGTTAGACGACATTGCTGCAGACGAGACTTTACAG CTTCAAAGGCTTATTCATTTAATGCTGGAAAACCTATCATCATTATTGGAGTCTTTGGCCCCAGTGGAGCAGACTTTGCAAGAGTTCCCTGCACAGTCTCCTGAAGATTTAATCCCATCCTTGCGTAAAATCCGGAAACTATCAG AATTATTAGATATGCCTTTAAAATCCATTACATCATCTTGGGAGAATAAAGAATTGTTCTCTTGTGGCTTTACAGTAACTGAG GTGGAAGATTTCATAAAAGCTATATTTACAGATTCGCCTTTAAGAAAAGCATGTTTATGGAGGATACAAAATGCAAGCTTTTAG
- the LOC114192984 gene encoding protein disulfide isomerase-like 2-3 — translation MSQIRTPFFVSFPLLLIFFNLAPSYALYGASSPVLQLTPSNFKSKVLNSNGVVLVEFFAPWCGHCQALTPIWEKAATVLKGVVTVAALDADAHSSLAQEYGIRGFPTIKVFAPGKPPVDYQGARDVKPIAEFALQQVKALLKERLSGKATGGSNEKTETSSSVELNSGNFDELVLKSKELWIVEFFAPWCGHCKKLAPEWKKASNNLKGKVKLGHVDCDAEKSLMSRFKVQGFPTILVFGADKDSPIPYEGARTAAAIESFALEQLETNVAPPEVTEIHSPDVLEEKCGTAAICFVAFLPDILDSKAEGRNRYIQQLLSVAEKFKRSPYSYVWVAAGKQLDLEKQVGVGGYGYPALVALNIKKAVYAPLKSAFELDQIIQFVKDAGRGGKGNLPLQSTPTIVKTEPWDGKDGEIIEEDEFSLEELMGEDASSKDEL, via the exons ATGTCTCAAATTCGAACACCATTTTTCGTTTCATTTCCTCTTTTGCTAATTTTCTTCAACCTCGCCCCTTCCTACGCACTCTATGGAGCATCCTCGCCCGTGCTTCAACTCACACCCTCCAACTTCAAGTCCAAG GTTCTGAATTCAAATGGAGTTGTTCTCGTTGAATTCTTTGCTCCATGGTGTGGACACTGTCAGGCTCTGACTCCGATATGGGAGAAGGCAGCTACTGTGTTGAAGGGTGTGGTTACTGTGGCAGCACTTGATGCTGATGCTCACTCGTCTTTGGCTCAG GAATATGGAATCAGAGGATTTCCAACTATAAAAGTGTTTGCTCCAGGAAAGCCACCGGTTGATTACCAAGGAGCCAGAGATGTCAAACCAATTGCTGAATTTGCACTTCAACAG GTAAAGGCTCTTTTGAAGGAGCGGTTAAGTGGAAAAGCAACAGGGGGTTCAAATGAAAAGACAGAAACCAGTTCTTCAGTAGAATTAAACTCTGGAAACTTTGATGAATTGGTCCTCAAAAGCAAAGAACTCTGGATTGTGGAATTTTTTGCACCTTG GTGTGGACATTGTAAAAAATTAGCTCCTGAGTGGAAGAAAGCATCCAATAATTTGAAAGGAAAGGTTAAACTGGGCCATGTTGACTGTGATGCTGAAAAG TCACTAATGAGCAGGTTCAAAGTCCAAGGATTCCCCACAATCTTGGTATTTGGTGCTGATAAAGATAGTCCTATTCCTTATGAAGGTGCAAGAACCGCCGCAGCTATTGAATCATTTGCATTAGAGCAGCTGGAAACAAATGTTGCTCCTCCAGAAGTGACAGAGATACACAGTCCA GATGTTTTGGAAGAGAAATGTGGTACTGCCGCAATCTGTTTTGTTGCCTTCCTTCCTGACATTTTGGATTCCAAGGCTGAGGGGAGGAACAGATATATTCAGCAACTATTATCAGTTGCAGAAAAGTTTAAAAGAAGTCCATACAG CTATGTCTGGGTAGCTGCAGGGAAGCAGCTGGATCTTGAGAAGCAAGTGGGTGTTGGTGGATATGGTTATCCAGCTTTAGTGGCCCTTAACATTAAGAAAGCTGTTTATGCTCCTCTCAAGAGTGCTTTTGAACTCGACCAAATTAT ACAATTTGTGAAAGATGCTGGACGTGGAGGCAAAGGGAATTTGCCGCTGCAAAGCACTCCAACCATTGTAAAGACAGAACCATGGGATGGAAAAGATGGAGAAATAATTGAGGAGGATGAATTTTCACTTGAAGAACTAATGGGAGAAGATGCTTCAAGCAAGGATGAACTATGA